A region from the Benincasa hispida cultivar B227 chromosome 10, ASM972705v1, whole genome shotgun sequence genome encodes:
- the LOC120087595 gene encoding probable carboxylesterase 7, giving the protein MASDEISLNAAPYFIVYKDSRIDRLIGNDIDPPGLDPNTGVESKDVDISPEVAVRVYRPKSAAGKQEKLPLLVYFHGGGFCIETAFSPFYHQHINAWVAEGNIAAVSVNYRRAPEYQLPIPFEDSWAAMKWIAAHSEGKGPDEWLNEIADLNQVYLAGDSAGGNIAHRMALRVATEGLDGVKIKGLQLIHPHFWGGKLIGEEKEWDPKDLFVVENLWFVVSKDIKTLDHPIVNPEHDPDLGKLPAERVAVYVAEKDNLKVRGRHYAECLKKSGWGGTVEVVETDGEGHVFHLFNPTCDMAGELIKCLAAFINSGRHG; this is encoded by the coding sequence ATGGCTTCCGATGAAATTTCCTTAAACGCAGCACCCTATTTCATAGTTTACAAAGACAGTCGAATCGACAGGCTCATCGGCAACGATATTGATCCTCCCGGTCTCGACCCCAACACCGGGGTCGAGTCAAAAGACGTCGACATCTCGCCGGAAGTCGCCGTTCGAGTTTACAGACCCAAATCCGCCGCCGGAAAACAAGAGAAGCTTCCTCTTCTCGTTTACTTCCACGGCGGTGGGTTCTGCATCGAAACGGCATTTTCCCCTTTCTACCACCAGCACATCAACGCCTGGGTAGCCGAAGGTAACATCGCCGCTGTCTCCGTCAATTACCGACGAGCACCGGAGTACCAGCTACCGATTCCTTTTGAAGATTCATGGGCCGCCATGAAATGGATCGCGGCCCACTCGGAGGGAAAAGGGCCGGATGAGTGGCTGAATGAAATCGCAGATCTGAACCAGGTATATCTGGCCGGAGATAGCGCTGGAGGGAATATTGCACACAGGATGGCGCTGCGGGTGGCGACGGAGGGGCTGGACGGAGTGAAGATCAAGGGATTGCAATTGATTCACCCACATTTTTGGGGGGGGAAATTGATCGGAGAAGAAAAGGAGTGGGATCCAAAGGACTTATTTGTAGTGGAGAATCTCTGGTTTGTAGTTTCGAAGGATATTAAGACGCTGGATCATCCGATTGTGAATCCAGAGCATGATCCGGATTTGGGGAAGCTTCCGGCGGAGAGAGTGGCGGTTTATGTGGCGGAGAAGGATAATCTGAAGGTGAGGGGACGGCATTACGCAGAATGTTTGAAGAAATCAGGATGGGGCGGCACCGTCGAGGTGGTGGAGACCGACGGCGAAGGCCATGTATTCCATTTGTTCAATCCGACCTGCGATATGGCGGGGGAACTGATCAAATGTCTGGCGGCGTTCATCAACAGCGGCCGCCATGGTTAA